One region of Pseudomonas sp. ABC1 genomic DNA includes:
- the urtB gene encoding urea ABC transporter permease subunit UrtB, with protein MPTALTRIFLSLLLLLPLAATAGEADDFVAANAGKQAKLLQDWSAAPDAQRQPLLQALQQGRVGSDADKRAFIERDGAWHAADGDAQANGTPRKLRLNNRLRGLLATALASHQLLSADAVERLAAARQLQRSAQPAQLERLGALHAEESDEAVRDALALALANLQLTHTDPAVRLAAVRLLGETGEPQARSRLEALLQADAESDPAVRTAAETSLAQVKRKLLVGELLGQAFSGMSLGSVLLLAALGLAITFGLLGVINMAHGEMLMLGAYSTYLVQLAFQRLAPEFLDFYPLAALPVAFCVSATIGMALERTVIRHLYGRPLETLLATWGISLILIQAVRVLFGAQNVEVANPAWLSGGLQVLPNLVLPYNRIVIIVFALAVVLLTWLLLNKTRLGLNVRAVTQNRNMAACCGVPTGRVDMLAFGLGSGIAGLGGVALSQIGNVGPDLGQGYIIDSFLVVVLGGVGQLAGSVLAAFGLGITNKILEPQIGAVLGKILILGLIILFIQKRPQGLFALKGRVID; from the coding sequence ATGCCCACTGCCCTTACCCGAATTTTCCTGAGCCTGCTGCTGTTGCTGCCCCTGGCCGCGACCGCTGGCGAAGCCGACGACTTCGTCGCCGCCAACGCTGGCAAACAGGCCAAGCTGCTGCAGGACTGGAGCGCCGCCCCCGATGCCCAGCGCCAGCCCTTGCTGCAGGCCCTGCAACAGGGCCGTGTTGGCAGCGATGCCGACAAGCGCGCCTTCATCGAACGGGACGGCGCCTGGCACGCAGCCGACGGCGATGCACAAGCCAACGGCACACCCCGCAAGCTGCGCCTGAACAACCGCCTGCGCGGCCTGCTCGCCACCGCCCTGGCCAGTCACCAGTTGCTCAGCGCCGATGCCGTCGAGCGACTGGCCGCCGCCCGCCAGTTGCAACGCTCTGCCCAGCCCGCACAGCTGGAACGTCTCGGCGCCCTGCATGCCGAGGAAAGCGACGAGGCCGTCCGCGACGCCCTCGCCCTGGCGCTGGCCAACCTGCAACTGACCCACACCGACCCAGCCGTGCGTCTGGCGGCCGTGCGCCTGCTCGGCGAAACCGGCGAACCCCAGGCGCGCAGCCGCCTGGAGGCCCTGCTGCAAGCCGACGCGGAAAGCGACCCGGCCGTGCGCACCGCGGCGGAAACCAGCCTGGCCCAGGTCAAGCGCAAGCTGCTGGTCGGCGAACTACTCGGCCAGGCCTTCAGCGGCATGAGCCTGGGTTCGGTGTTGCTGCTGGCGGCCCTTGGCCTGGCGATCACCTTCGGCCTGCTCGGGGTGATCAACATGGCCCACGGCGAGATGCTGATGCTCGGCGCCTACTCCACCTACCTGGTGCAACTGGCGTTCCAGCGCCTGGCGCCGGAGTTCCTCGACTTCTATCCGCTGGCCGCCCTGCCGGTGGCCTTCTGCGTCAGCGCCACCATCGGCATGGCACTGGAACGCACGGTGATCCGCCACCTGTATGGCCGCCCGCTGGAAACCCTGCTGGCGACCTGGGGCATCAGCCTGATCCTGATCCAGGCGGTGCGTGTGCTGTTCGGCGCGCAGAACGTCGAAGTGGCCAACCCGGCCTGGCTATCAGGTGGCCTGCAGGTGCTGCCCAACCTGGTGCTGCCGTACAACCGCATCGTCATCATCGTCTTCGCGCTGGCTGTGGTACTGCTGACCTGGCTGCTGCTGAACAAGACCCGCCTCGGCCTGAACGTGCGCGCGGTGACGCAGAACCGCAACATGGCCGCCTGCTGCGGCGTGCCCACCGGGCGCGTGGACATGCTCGCCTTCGGCCTCGGCTCGGGTATCGCCGGCCTCGGCGGCGTGGCCCTGAGCCAGATCGGCAACGTCGGCCCGGACCTCGGCCAGGGCTACATCATCGACTCCTTCCTGGTGGTGGTACTCGGTGGCGTCGGCCAACTGGCCGGTAGCGTGCTGGCGGCCTTCGGCCTGGGCATCACCAACAAGATCCTCGAACCGCAGATCGGCGCCGTACTGGGCAAGATCCTGATCCTGGGGCTGATCATCCTGTTCATCCAGAAGCGCCCGCAGGGGCTGTTCGCCTTGAAAGGGAGGGTGATCGACTGA
- the atzF gene encoding allophanate hydrolase, protein MSHALTLTDWKLAYLDGQRPADLIGRLLAGIDHNDCAWISLAGEEQLQAQLQHLDSLLAEAGGDLDKLPLYGVPFAIKDNIDAADWPTTAACPAFSHIAEQDAHVLARLRKAGAVLIGKTNLDQFATGLVGTRSPYGEVPNSFDPDYVSGGSSSGSASVVARGLVPFSLGTDTAGSGRVPAGFNNIVGLKPSKGWLSTSGLVPACRTLDCISVFALSVEDAALVASLAGGYDAADPYSRKNPCTAPVGMGSAPRFAVPDTLEFFGDQQAQAAHEQALERLTALGVHLQPIDFTPFRLLAEQLYQGAWVAERTVALEGVDAEQIEPVVRGIVANGHAYDACDAYRAEYRRAELSRQINDLLAGFDALVVPTSPTIHTRAEMAEEPVRFNSQFGTYTNFTNLADLAALALPAALRADGLPAGITLIAPAWHDQALSAFGKRWQAHTRLPLGATGRHLPEPQNTLNTPAHGSVRVAVVGAHLTGMPLNFQLTSRAAVLVEQTLTAPDYRLYALAGTVPPKPGLARDEDGSSIIVELWDIPLARFGEFVAEIPAPLGIGNLTLADGRSVKGFICEPWALADARDITSFGGWRAFIASTKA, encoded by the coding sequence ATGTCCCACGCACTCACCCTGACCGACTGGAAGCTCGCCTACCTCGATGGCCAACGCCCCGCCGACCTGATCGGCCGCCTGCTGGCCGGTATCGACCACAATGACTGTGCCTGGATCAGCCTGGCTGGCGAAGAACAGTTGCAGGCACAGCTACAGCACCTGGACAGCCTGCTGGCCGAAGCCGGCGGCGATCTCGACAAGCTTCCACTGTATGGCGTGCCCTTCGCCATCAAGGACAATATCGATGCGGCGGACTGGCCCACCACGGCCGCCTGCCCGGCGTTCAGCCATATCGCCGAACAGGATGCCCACGTCCTCGCTCGCCTGCGCAAGGCCGGCGCGGTCCTGATCGGCAAGACCAACCTGGACCAGTTCGCCACCGGCCTGGTCGGCACGCGCTCGCCGTATGGCGAGGTGCCCAACAGTTTCGACCCGGACTATGTCAGCGGCGGCTCCAGCTCAGGTTCGGCCAGCGTGGTCGCGCGCGGCCTGGTGCCCTTCTCCCTCGGCACCGATACCGCCGGATCGGGACGGGTGCCGGCGGGCTTCAACAACATCGTCGGGCTGAAGCCGAGCAAGGGCTGGCTTTCCACCAGCGGACTGGTGCCCGCCTGCCGCACCCTGGACTGCATCTCGGTCTTCGCCCTGAGCGTGGAGGATGCCGCCCTGGTGGCCAGCCTGGCCGGTGGCTACGACGCCGCCGATCCTTATTCCCGCAAGAATCCATGCACAGCCCCGGTCGGCATGGGCAGCGCACCGCGCTTCGCCGTACCGGACACGCTGGAGTTCTTCGGCGACCAGCAGGCACAGGCCGCCCATGAGCAGGCCCTGGAGCGATTGACTGCGCTCGGCGTGCACCTGCAACCCATCGACTTCACCCCGTTCCGCCTGCTGGCCGAACAGCTCTACCAGGGCGCCTGGGTCGCGGAACGCACCGTTGCGCTAGAGGGTGTCGACGCCGAACAGATCGAGCCGGTGGTACGCGGCATTGTCGCGAATGGCCATGCCTACGACGCCTGCGACGCCTACCGCGCCGAATACCGGCGCGCCGAGCTGAGCCGCCAGATCAACGACCTGCTGGCGGGTTTCGATGCCCTGGTGGTGCCCACCAGCCCAACCATCCATACCCGCGCAGAAATGGCCGAGGAGCCGGTGCGCTTCAATAGCCAGTTCGGCACCTACACCAACTTCACCAACCTCGCCGACCTCGCCGCTCTGGCTCTGCCCGCAGCCCTGCGCGCGGACGGCTTGCCCGCCGGGATCACGCTGATCGCACCGGCCTGGCACGACCAGGCGCTGAGTGCCTTCGGCAAACGCTGGCAGGCACATACCCGCCTCCCCCTCGGCGCCACCGGACGCCACCTGCCTGAACCACAGAACACCCTGAACACCCCTGCGCACGGCAGCGTGCGGGTCGCCGTGGTCGGCGCCCACCTGACCGGCATGCCCCTCAACTTCCAGCTCACCAGCCGCGCGGCGGTGCTGGTCGAGCAGACGCTGACCGCGCCGGATTATCGCCTCTATGCCCTGGCCGGCACGGTGCCACCCAAGCCGGGGCTGGCCCGCGACGAGGACGGCAGCTCGATCATCGTCGAGCTGTGGGACATCCCCCTGGCGCGCTTCGGTGAGTTCGTCGCGGAAATTCCCGCGCCGCTCGGCATCGGCAACCTGACCCTGGCCGATGGCCGCAGCGTGAAGGGTTTCATCTGCGAACCCTGGGCCCTGGCCGACGCTCGCGACATCACCAGCTTCGGCGGCTGGCGCGCCTTTATCGCCAGCACCAAAGCGTAA
- the urtA gene encoding urea ABC transporter substrate-binding protein, translating to MQRRSLIKAFTLSASIAAMGMTWTLQAAETIKVGILHSLSGTMAISETSLKDMALMTIDEINAKGGVLGKQLEPVVVDPASNWPLFAERGRQLLTQDKVAVTFGCWTSVSRKSVLPVYEELNGLLFYPVQYEGEEMSPNVFYTGAAPNQQAIPAVEYLLSEDGGSAKRFFLLGTDYVYPRTTNKILRAFLHSKGIADKDIEEVYTPFGHSDYQTIVANIKKFAAGGKTAVVSTVNGDSNVPFYKELANQGLEATEVPVVAFSVGEEELRGIDTKPLVGHLAAWNYFQSVENPVNEAFVAKWKAYAKAKSLPNAANVVTNDPMEATYVGLHMWAQAVEKAGTTDVDKVRAAMAGQEFAAPSGFTLKMDEKNHHLHKPVMIGEIQDDGQFSVVWETDSPIRAQPWSPYIEGNDKKADTPVKSN from the coding sequence ATGCAAAGACGCAGTCTGATCAAGGCCTTCACCCTCTCCGCCTCCATCGCCGCGATGGGCATGACCTGGACCCTGCAGGCCGCCGAGACCATCAAGGTCGGCATCCTGCACTCGCTGTCCGGCACCATGGCCATCTCCGAGACCTCGTTGAAGGACATGGCGCTGATGACCATCGACGAGATCAACGCCAAGGGCGGCGTACTCGGCAAGCAACTGGAACCGGTGGTAGTCGACCCCGCGTCCAACTGGCCGCTGTTCGCCGAACGCGGTCGGCAGTTGCTGACCCAGGACAAGGTCGCCGTGACCTTCGGCTGCTGGACCAGCGTGTCGCGCAAATCCGTACTGCCGGTCTACGAGGAACTCAACGGCCTGCTGTTCTACCCGGTGCAGTACGAAGGCGAGGAAATGTCGCCGAACGTCTTCTACACCGGCGCCGCGCCGAACCAGCAGGCGATCCCGGCGGTGGAATACCTGCTCAGCGAGGACGGCGGCAGCGCCAAGCGCTTCTTCCTGCTCGGCACCGACTACGTCTACCCGCGCACCACCAACAAGATCCTGCGCGCCTTCCTGCACAGCAAAGGCATCGCCGACAAGGACATCGAAGAGGTCTACACGCCGTTCGGCCACAGCGATTACCAGACCATCGTCGCCAACATCAAGAAATTCGCCGCGGGCGGCAAGACCGCCGTGGTCTCCACGGTCAACGGCGACTCCAACGTGCCGTTCTACAAGGAACTGGCCAACCAGGGCCTGGAAGCCACCGAAGTGCCGGTGGTGGCCTTCTCGGTGGGCGAGGAAGAACTGCGCGGCATCGACACCAAACCACTGGTCGGGCACCTGGCGGCCTGGAACTACTTCCAGTCGGTGGAAAACCCGGTCAACGAGGCCTTCGTCGCCAAGTGGAAGGCCTACGCCAAGGCCAAGAGCCTGCCCAACGCCGCCAACGTGGTGACCAACGACCCGATGGAAGCCACCTACGTCGGCCTGCATATGTGGGCCCAGGCGGTCGAGAAGGCCGGCACCACTGACGTCGACAAGGTCCGTGCGGCCATGGCTGGCCAGGAATTCGCTGCGCCGAGCGGCTTCACCCTGAAGATGGACGAGAAGAACCATCACCTGCACAAGCCAGTGATGATCGGCGAAATCCAGGACGACGGGCAGTTCTCGGTGGTCTGGGAAACCGACAGCCCGATCCGCGCCCAGCCGTGGAGCCCGTACATCGAAGGCAACGACAAGAAAGCCGATACCCCGGTGAAGTCGAACTGA
- a CDS encoding pseudouridine synthase, which translates to MSRPRRPSDPRPTARGDERSRRVARPAPAQTRLLVLNKPFDVLTQFTDEQGRVTLKDFIALPGMYPAGRLDRDSEGLLLLTNDGRLQARIADPRHKLPKTYWVQVEGEISEAQLQQLREGVELNDGPTLPAQARRLDEPELWPRHPPVRFRKSIPTAWLELVIREGRNRQVRRMTAAVGLPTLRLVRVRIGNASLEALAPGEWREISPDSL; encoded by the coding sequence ATGTCCCGCCCCCGTCGCCCTTCCGATCCCCGCCCCACTGCTCGCGGTGACGAGCGTTCCAGGCGTGTAGCCAGGCCTGCGCCTGCCCAGACGCGGCTGCTGGTGCTGAACAAGCCCTTCGATGTGCTGACCCAGTTCACCGACGAACAGGGACGGGTCACGCTCAAGGATTTCATCGCGCTGCCTGGTATGTACCCTGCGGGGCGACTGGACCGGGACAGTGAGGGCCTGCTGTTGCTGACCAACGATGGCCGCTTGCAGGCACGCATCGCCGACCCTCGGCACAAACTGCCCAAGACGTATTGGGTCCAGGTCGAAGGGGAGATCAGCGAGGCGCAATTGCAGCAGTTGCGCGAGGGCGTCGAACTCAACGATGGCCCGACGCTACCGGCGCAGGCGCGCCGCCTGGACGAGCCGGAACTCTGGCCGCGTCATCCGCCGGTGCGTTTTCGCAAGAGCATTCCCACCGCCTGGCTGGAACTGGTGATTCGCGAGGGGCGTAACCGCCAGGTCCGGCGCATGACGGCGGCGGTCGGCCTGCCGACGTTGCGGCTAGTGCGGGTGCGGATTGGCAATGCCAGCCTGGAGGCGCTGGCGCCGGGTGAGTGGCGGGAAATTTCGCCTGATTCGCTCTAG
- the uca gene encoding urea carboxylase, protein MFNTVLIANRGEIAVRTIRTLKRLSVRSVAVYSEPDRNAPHVHEADIAIALGGEKAADSYLSVDKILAAARESGAQAIYPGYGFLSESAEFAEACEAAGIAFIGPTPGQIREFGLKHRARELAGAAGVPMAPGTGLLDSAEQALQAAEAIGYPVMLKTTAGGGGIGLTRCDDAAGLQAAFDSVRRMGEQFFSDAGVFLECFIDQARHIEVQIFGDGQGRVAALGERDCSLQRRNQKVVEETPAPNLPQATREKLHAAAVELGRSVAYRSAGTVEFIYDSRRDAFYFLEVNTRLQVEHPVTEMVTGLDLIECMLRVAAGDALDWPALERTPEGAAIEVRIYAEDPLKNFQPSPGVLSEVYFPQDVRVDGWVSSGSEVSAFYDPMLAKLIVKGADRRQAIARLSEALAATRLHGISSNLDYLRQVVASEAFQQARVWTRLLDDFAFCPSTLEVLEPGTYTSVQDFPGRLGYWDIGVPPSGPMDDFAFRLANRIVGNHASAAGLEYTLQGPTLRFHCDSLIALTGADCPAELDGQAVPYWAPISVKAGQTLKLGHARSGCRGYLAIRNGLDVPVYLGSRSTFALGQFGGHAGRTLRPSDMLAISQPHLPACTTPAPVSPPQPLDASLVPHYGNTWDIGVLYGPHGAPDFFTPEAIEAFFAAEWEVHYNSNRLGVRLSGPKPSWARADGGEAGLHPSNVHDCEYAIGAINFTGDFPVILTKDGPSLGGFVCPVTIAKAELWKVGQVRPGDKLRFHPISYQQARSLEQAQLGSIEALAAISAVTLPAPSLAPQQTASATILAELPAEEGRPHATYRQAGDAYLLLEYGDNVLDLALRLRVHLLMEALKAEPLTGLEELAPGVRSLQLRYDSRVLHQQALLAHLLELERNLPDVERIKIPTRIVHLPMAFEDSATLGAVQRYSETVRAQAPWLPNNVDFIQRANGLDSREQVRDILFDASYMILGLGDVYLDAPCAVPLDPRHRLLSSKYSPARTFTAEGTVGIGGMYMCIYGMDSPGGYQLVGRTLPIWNKHCKNEQFADGQPWLLHFFDQVRFYPVSEEELTRQREAFREGRAQVRIEAGEFDFAEYRRFLAEQAESIDSFQQRQQQAFASEVERWHEYDVHVEPLQQAATGEEEDLDGHLVSAEMCGSVWKVLVEPGQFVEAGTPLLVVEAMKMELSVKAPVSGTVKAVRCQPGKAVTPGDTLLLLTPLEAA, encoded by the coding sequence ATGTTCAACACCGTACTGATCGCAAACCGTGGCGAGATCGCCGTCCGCACCATCCGCACCCTCAAGCGCCTGAGTGTCCGCAGCGTTGCGGTCTACTCGGAACCGGATCGCAACGCACCGCATGTCCATGAGGCCGATATCGCCATCGCCCTGGGCGGAGAGAAAGCCGCCGACAGTTACCTGAGCGTCGACAAGATCCTTGCCGCCGCCCGGGAAAGCGGCGCCCAGGCGATCTACCCCGGCTATGGCTTTCTCTCCGAGAGTGCCGAATTCGCCGAAGCCTGCGAGGCCGCTGGCATCGCCTTCATCGGCCCGACACCCGGACAGATCCGCGAATTCGGCCTCAAGCACCGAGCCCGTGAACTGGCCGGCGCGGCCGGCGTACCGATGGCGCCCGGCACCGGCCTGCTGGACAGTGCCGAACAGGCCCTGCAGGCCGCCGAGGCCATCGGCTATCCGGTGATGCTCAAGACCACCGCCGGTGGTGGCGGTATCGGCCTGACCCGCTGCGACGATGCCGCCGGCCTGCAAGCCGCCTTCGACAGCGTCAGGCGCATGGGCGAGCAGTTCTTCAGCGATGCCGGGGTGTTCCTCGAATGCTTCATCGACCAGGCCCGGCATATCGAGGTACAGATATTCGGTGACGGCCAGGGCCGTGTGGCGGCACTGGGTGAGCGCGACTGCTCGCTGCAACGGCGCAACCAGAAAGTCGTGGAAGAGACCCCGGCCCCTAACCTGCCCCAGGCCACGCGGGAGAAACTGCACGCGGCAGCGGTCGAGCTGGGTCGCTCGGTGGCCTATCGCAGCGCCGGGACCGTGGAGTTCATCTACGACAGCCGCCGTGACGCCTTCTACTTCCTCGAAGTGAACACCCGCTTGCAGGTGGAGCACCCGGTCACCGAAATGGTCACCGGCCTCGACCTGATCGAATGCATGCTGCGTGTGGCCGCCGGCGACGCGCTGGACTGGCCGGCCCTGGAGCGGACGCCCGAAGGTGCTGCCATCGAGGTGCGCATCTATGCCGAAGACCCGCTGAAAAACTTCCAGCCCAGCCCTGGCGTACTCAGCGAGGTGTACTTTCCGCAAGACGTGCGGGTCGATGGCTGGGTCAGCAGCGGTAGCGAAGTCTCGGCCTTCTATGACCCGATGCTGGCCAAGCTGATCGTCAAGGGCGCCGACCGTCGCCAGGCCATCGCGCGACTGAGCGAAGCGCTGGCCGCCACGCGCCTGCATGGCATTTCCAGCAACCTCGACTACCTGCGCCAGGTCGTCGCCAGCGAGGCGTTCCAGCAGGCACGCGTCTGGACCCGCCTGCTCGATGACTTCGCCTTCTGCCCCAGCACCCTCGAAGTGCTGGAGCCAGGCACCTACACCAGCGTGCAGGACTTCCCCGGCCGCCTGGGCTACTGGGACATCGGCGTGCCACCGTCCGGACCGATGGACGACTTCGCCTTTCGCCTGGCCAATCGCATCGTCGGCAACCATGCCAGCGCCGCCGGCCTGGAGTACACCCTGCAAGGCCCGACCCTGCGCTTCCACTGCGACAGCCTGATCGCCCTGACCGGCGCCGATTGCCCGGCCGAACTGGACGGCCAGGCCGTTCCCTACTGGGCGCCGATCAGCGTCAAGGCCGGCCAGACCCTGAAGCTGGGACACGCCCGCAGCGGCTGCCGCGGCTACCTGGCGATACGCAACGGCCTGGATGTGCCGGTCTACCTCGGCAGCCGCTCCACCTTCGCCCTCGGCCAGTTCGGCGGCCATGCGGGCCGCACCCTGCGCCCGTCCGACATGCTGGCGATCTCGCAACCGCACCTGCCAGCCTGCACCACGCCGGCACCGGTCAGCCCACCGCAGCCGCTGGATGCCAGCCTGGTCCCGCACTACGGCAACACCTGGGACATCGGCGTGCTGTACGGCCCGCACGGTGCACCCGACTTTTTCACCCCGGAGGCGATCGAGGCCTTTTTCGCCGCCGAATGGGAGGTGCACTACAACTCCAACCGACTTGGCGTACGCCTGTCCGGCCCCAAACCGAGCTGGGCCCGCGCCGATGGCGGTGAGGCCGGGCTGCACCCGTCCAACGTACATGACTGCGAATACGCCATCGGCGCGATCAACTTCACCGGCGACTTCCCGGTGATCCTGACCAAGGACGGCCCGAGCCTGGGCGGCTTCGTCTGCCCGGTGACCATCGCCAAGGCCGAACTGTGGAAAGTCGGCCAGGTCCGCCCCGGCGACAAGCTGCGCTTCCACCCGATCAGCTACCAGCAGGCGCGCAGCCTGGAGCAGGCACAACTGGGCAGCATCGAAGCACTGGCGGCGATCTCCGCCGTCACTCTGCCGGCACCGTCCCTGGCGCCGCAGCAGACCGCCTCCGCAACCATCCTCGCAGAGCTGCCGGCCGAAGAGGGCCGCCCCCACGCCACCTATCGCCAGGCCGGTGACGCCTACCTGTTGCTGGAATACGGCGACAACGTGCTGGACCTCGCCCTGCGCCTGCGCGTGCACCTGCTGATGGAAGCGCTCAAGGCCGAACCGCTGACCGGCCTGGAGGAACTGGCGCCCGGCGTGCGCTCGCTGCAACTGCGCTACGACAGCCGTGTACTCCACCAGCAGGCCCTGCTGGCCCACCTGCTGGAGCTGGAGCGAAACCTGCCGGATGTCGAGCGAATCAAGATCCCGACCCGCATCGTCCACCTGCCCATGGCCTTCGAGGACAGCGCCACCCTCGGCGCCGTGCAGCGCTACAGCGAGACCGTGCGCGCCCAGGCGCCCTGGCTGCCGAACAACGTCGACTTCATCCAGCGCGCCAACGGCCTGGACAGCCGAGAGCAGGTGCGCGACATCCTGTTCGATGCCAGCTACATGATCCTCGGCCTCGGCGATGTCTACCTCGACGCGCCCTGCGCCGTGCCGCTGGACCCGCGCCACCGCCTGCTCAGTTCCAAGTACAGCCCGGCGCGCACCTTCACCGCCGAGGGCACCGTGGGCATCGGCGGCATGTACATGTGCATCTACGGCATGGACTCGCCCGGCGGCTACCAGTTGGTCGGGCGCACCCTGCCGATCTGGAACAAGCACTGCAAGAACGAGCAGTTCGCCGATGGCCAGCCCTGGTTGCTGCACTTCTTCGACCAGGTGCGTTTCTACCCGGTCAGCGAGGAGGAACTGACCCGCCAGCGCGAAGCCTTCCGCGAGGGCCGGGCACAGGTCCGCATCGAAGCAGGCGAGTTCGACTTCGCCGAATACCGCCGCTTCCTCGCCGAGCAGGCCGAAAGCATCGACAGCTTCCAGCAGCGCCAGCAACAGGCCTTCGCCAGCGAGGTGGAACGCTGGCATGAATACGACGTCCACGTCGAGCCACTGCAACAGGCCGCCACGGGAGAGGAAGAAGACCTCGACGGGCACCTGGTCAGTGCCGAGATGTGCGGCAGTGTGTGGAAGGTGCTGGTGGAGCCGGGCCAGTTCGTCGAGGCCGGCACCCCGCTGCTGGTGGTCGAGGCGATGAAGATGGAGCTGTCGGTGAAGGCGCCGGTGAGCGGCACGGTCAAGGCCGTGCGCTGCCAGCCCGGCAAGGCCGTCACCCCTGGCGACACCTTGCTGCTGCTGACCCCGCTGGAGGCGGCCTGA
- a CDS encoding FKBP-type peptidyl-prolyl cis-trans isomerase has protein sequence MNTELKITDIHTGDGKAVVKGALITTQYRGTLEDGTEFDSSYQRGKPFQCVIGSGRVIKGWDLGLIGMRVGGKRQLWVPAHLAYGERQMGEHIKPGSNLLFEIELLEVLTRDD, from the coding sequence ATGAATACAGAACTGAAGATCACCGATATTCACACCGGCGATGGCAAGGCGGTCGTCAAAGGCGCCCTGATCACCACGCAATACCGCGGCACCCTCGAGGATGGAACGGAGTTCGACTCGTCCTACCAACGGGGCAAGCCATTCCAGTGCGTGATCGGCAGCGGACGCGTGATAAAAGGCTGGGACCTAGGCCTCATCGGAATGCGCGTAGGCGGTAAACGCCAGTTATGGGTGCCCGCTCACCTGGCTTACGGCGAACGCCAGATGGGTGAACATATCAAGCCAGGCAGCAACCTGCTGTTCGAGATCGAACTGCTGGAAGTACTGACACGGGACGACTGA
- a CDS encoding GntR family transcriptional regulator — protein sequence MQLAGTHPAPQRPQSLAARIYASIKDDIGHFRLLPGDRFSEGEIAQRMAVSRTPVRQALDRLAREGYLQVHFRSGWQVRPFDFEHFEELYEVRITLELEALQRLCLLPSESLAERLGPLCATWLVDASQRQTEERTVQQLDEDFHCQLLELAGNHEMARIHREISEKIRIIRRLDFTQGARVTATYEEHGQILRTLLERRCQDAQQLLKDHIETSKAEVRSITLHRLHSARQQALAEQRQHLATDSQQELSPCKDAV from the coding sequence ATGCAACTGGCAGGCACCCATCCAGCGCCGCAGCGGCCGCAAAGCCTGGCCGCACGCATCTACGCCAGCATCAAGGATGACATCGGCCACTTCCGCCTGCTGCCGGGCGACCGCTTTTCCGAAGGCGAGATCGCCCAGCGCATGGCCGTCAGCCGCACACCGGTGCGCCAGGCGTTGGACCGCCTGGCCCGCGAAGGCTACCTGCAAGTGCACTTTCGCAGCGGCTGGCAGGTACGGCCGTTCGACTTCGAGCACTTCGAGGAGCTGTACGAGGTGCGCATCACCCTGGAACTGGAAGCGCTCCAGCGCCTGTGCCTGCTGCCGTCCGAGTCCCTGGCCGAGCGTCTCGGCCCGCTCTGCGCCACCTGGCTGGTGGACGCCAGCCAACGGCAGACCGAAGAACGCACCGTGCAGCAGCTCGACGAAGACTTCCACTGCCAATTGCTGGAGCTTGCCGGCAACCACGAGATGGCCCGTATCCACCGCGAGATCAGCGAGAAGATCCGCATCATCCGCCGCCTCGACTTCACCCAGGGCGCACGGGTAACCGCCACCTACGAAGAACACGGACAGATCCTCCGCACACTGCTGGAGCGCCGTTGCCAGGACGCCCAGCAGCTGCTCAAGGACCACATCGAAACCAGCAAGGCCGAGGTGCGCAGCATCACCCTGCACCGCCTGCACAGTGCCCGGCAACAGGCACTGGCGGAGCAACGGCAGCACCTCGCAACGGATTCACAACAGGAGCTATCACCATGCAAAGACGCAGTCTGA